In Dietzia psychralcaliphila, the following proteins share a genomic window:
- a CDS encoding toll/interleukin-1 receptor domain-containing protein, which yields MPTSLTPDPPVAFVSYSGAGEEHVGWVINLARRLRANGVDVHLDRWDVSLGHDLYLFMERYADPSARVLVVLSDDYGPKANRRDEVSSGVGTETTIVSPTVYRNLGGNRVIPVIPDSGTVADEPVVPTYLVGRTWIDFRHDHEAAYEQLVRDLHGAPIEAAPPLGPSPFVGTTDAQASALIRNDPARWNDGRTGGLVQVNLNENSGRFAIGSEEARFEMHLEYPFSAAQPGGQKIIRHYKDGIGHIGLVAAAADHPEAFADLSALPMSNRVESTVPGDAMVMMNRCGYWALLMLDKRSLPPRPERLRANRPCCVS from the coding sequence ATGCCGACCTCGCTGACCCCCGATCCGCCGGTTGCCTTCGTCTCTTACTCTGGGGCCGGCGAAGAGCACGTCGGGTGGGTCATCAACCTGGCTCGCCGCTTGCGGGCAAACGGTGTCGACGTCCACCTCGACAGGTGGGACGTGAGCCTCGGCCACGACCTGTACCTGTTCATGGAGCGATACGCCGATCCTTCGGCCCGTGTCCTAGTTGTGCTCTCCGACGACTACGGCCCCAAAGCCAACCGTCGCGACGAGGTGTCTTCCGGCGTCGGTACCGAGACGACAATTGTCTCCCCGACCGTCTACCGCAACTTGGGCGGAAATCGGGTGATCCCGGTTATCCCGGACTCTGGCACGGTGGCAGACGAGCCTGTTGTGCCCACCTATCTAGTTGGCCGAACTTGGATCGACTTCCGACATGACCACGAAGCAGCGTATGAGCAGCTGGTGCGCGATCTGCACGGAGCTCCGATTGAGGCTGCCCCACCGCTGGGGCCTAGTCCGTTCGTCGGTACAACTGACGCTCAAGCAAGCGCCTTGATTCGCAATGACCCGGCCCGCTGGAACGACGGTCGAACGGGCGGGTTGGTGCAGGTGAACTTGAACGAAAACTCCGGTCGGTTCGCAATCGGCAGCGAGGAGGCCCGCTTTGAGATGCACTTGGAGTACCCCTTCAGTGCGGCGCAGCCTGGAGGGCAAAAGATAATCCGCCACTATAAAGACGGCATCGGCCACATCGGCCTTGTGGCCGCAGCTGCCGACCACCCAGAGGCTTTCGCAGACCTCTCCGCCCTGCCGATGTCCAACCGCGTGGAGAGTACGGTCCCTGGCGACGCAATGGTCATGATGAACCGATGCGGCTACTGGGCGCTGCTCATGCTTGACAAACGTAGTCTTCCGCCGCGGCCTGAACGGCTACGAGCCAATCGCCCGTGTTGCGTTTCGTAA
- a CDS encoding recombinase family protein, which produces MKIGYGRVSTAEQSVETQREALVALGVAPEKIHLDRAVSGRRRVRPALERAIGELRDGDELVVSKLDRLGRSLRDLLDIADEIRAKGAALTVGRTTYDPSDPVGAMLFQVLGMAAEFEVAMNRERTREGVARAKAEGKYKGRQHKLSPTDAEKLRRMHASGEYTAAELGRFFGLHRTSVYRYLNEAKS; this is translated from the coding sequence GTGAAGATCGGGTATGGGCGCGTGTCGACCGCGGAGCAGAGCGTCGAGACGCAACGGGAGGCTCTCGTCGCTCTCGGAGTCGCGCCCGAGAAGATCCATCTGGATCGAGCCGTGAGCGGACGCCGACGCGTGCGGCCCGCCCTCGAGCGGGCAATAGGCGAGCTGCGTGACGGCGATGAACTCGTGGTCTCCAAGCTCGACCGGTTAGGCCGCTCGCTGCGCGACCTTCTCGATATCGCAGACGAGATCCGGGCCAAGGGCGCAGCCCTGACTGTCGGACGCACGACCTACGATCCCAGCGACCCGGTCGGCGCGATGCTATTCCAGGTGCTCGGCATGGCCGCCGAGTTCGAGGTCGCCATGAACCGCGAGCGAACCCGCGAAGGCGTCGCCCGCGCCAAAGCGGAAGGCAAGTACAAGGGGAGGCAACACAAACTCTCCCCCACCGACGCCGAGAAGCTGCGCCGGATGCACGCCTCCGGCGAGTACACCGCCGCGGAGCTCGGCCGGTTCTTCGGGCTGCACCGTACGTCGGTCTACCGGTACTTGAACGAGGCCAAATCCTGA
- the istB gene encoding IS21-like element helper ATPase IstB, which produces MSEFVVSRISAAAERLKLPHTAASAADAAARAEQAQLGYLDFLDQLLEEEVTHRESGRFRNALKLSGLPHHKTLEDFDFAFQPGIDARRLKDLAAMEFVERKANVALLGPPGVGKTHIAVALAVTACRAGHSIYYTTLDELVRKLRKADNLGTLPKQLSSLARPSLLVIDEVGYLPLSRAEANMFFQLISRRYEKGSTIITSNKTFAEWGTVLGDEVLATAILDRYLHHCEVIAINGPSYRLKDRADLVSNAEDPAP; this is translated from the coding sequence GTGAGCGAATTCGTCGTCAGTCGCATTTCCGCCGCCGCCGAGCGGCTCAAGCTACCCCATACCGCTGCCAGTGCAGCGGATGCTGCCGCCCGAGCTGAGCAGGCCCAGCTGGGCTACCTGGACTTTCTAGACCAGCTGCTCGAGGAGGAGGTCACCCACCGGGAATCGGGGCGATTCCGCAACGCGCTCAAACTCTCCGGGCTGCCACACCACAAGACCCTGGAGGACTTCGACTTCGCGTTCCAACCCGGCATCGACGCCAGGCGCCTCAAAGACCTCGCGGCGATGGAATTCGTTGAACGCAAAGCCAACGTCGCCCTGCTCGGCCCGCCCGGAGTCGGCAAAACCCACATCGCCGTGGCACTCGCGGTCACCGCATGCCGGGCCGGCCACTCGATCTACTACACAACCCTGGATGAACTGGTTCGCAAGCTGCGCAAGGCCGACAATCTCGGCACCCTGCCCAAGCAGCTGTCGAGTCTGGCCCGGCCATCACTGCTGGTAATCGACGAGGTCGGATACCTCCCCCTCAGTCGCGCTGAGGCAAACATGTTCTTCCAGCTGATCTCACGCCGCTACGAAAAGGGCTCCACGATCATCACCAGCAACAAGACCTTCGCCGAATGGGGCACGGTCCTGGGCGACGAAGTGCTGGCCACCGCGATCCTCGACCGGTACCTGCACCACTGCGAGGTCATCGCCATCAACGGGCCGTCCTACCGCCTCAAAGATCGCGCAGACCTTGTCAGCAACGCTGAGGACCCGGCACCATAA